In a genomic window of Agarivorans albus:
- the carA gene encoding glutamine-hydrolyzing carbamoyl-phosphate synthase small subunit, translating to MSKSALLVLEDGTVFRGTAIGANGSAVGEVVFNTSMTGYQEILTDPSYARQIVTLTYPHIGNYGTTPEDEESNAIHACGLVIRDLPLVASNFRSQQSLSEYLEARNVVGIADIDTRKLTRILREKGAQAGCIVAGEDLDEAQALAEAKAFPGLKGMDLAKEVTTADTYTWAQGSWDLKAGLPADSEDSKFHVVAYDFGVKRNILRMLVDRGCKLTVVPAKTSAEEVLALNPDGIFLSNGPGDPEPCDYAIAATKTFLETDIPVFGICLGHQILALASGAKTVKMKFGHHGGNHPVKDIKHDRVMITAQNHGFAVDEKTLPENLTMTHFSLFDQSLQGIHRTDKPAFSFQGHPEASPGPHDAAPLFDHFIELIEQRLNGQA from the coding sequence TTGAGCAAATCAGCGCTGCTGGTATTAGAAGACGGTACCGTGTTCCGTGGAACCGCAATCGGAGCCAATGGTTCTGCCGTTGGAGAAGTTGTTTTTAATACTTCGATGACCGGATACCAAGAAATTTTAACTGACCCCTCATATGCTCGCCAAATTGTCACCCTCACTTACCCCCATATCGGAAACTACGGAACTACCCCAGAAGATGAAGAATCGAACGCTATCCACGCTTGTGGTCTAGTTATTCGTGATTTGCCTTTAGTGGCGAGTAACTTTCGAAGCCAACAAAGCTTAAGTGAATATTTGGAAGCAAGAAACGTAGTTGGTATTGCGGACATAGACACCCGTAAGCTAACGCGTATTCTTCGTGAAAAAGGTGCGCAAGCGGGTTGTATTGTAGCGGGTGAAGATTTAGATGAAGCACAAGCTTTAGCTGAAGCAAAAGCCTTCCCCGGCCTAAAAGGGATGGATCTCGCCAAAGAAGTTACCACGGCTGATACTTACACTTGGGCACAGGGGTCTTGGGATCTTAAAGCTGGGCTTCCCGCCGATAGTGAAGATAGTAAATTTCACGTAGTTGCTTATGATTTTGGTGTTAAACGCAATATTTTGCGTATGTTAGTGGACCGTGGTTGTAAACTAACTGTAGTTCCGGCTAAAACATCAGCTGAAGAGGTACTTGCCTTAAACCCTGATGGCATCTTCTTATCTAATGGCCCTGGTGACCCAGAGCCATGTGATTATGCAATCGCAGCTACCAAAACCTTCCTTGAAACAGATATCCCAGTATTTGGTATTTGTTTAGGTCACCAAATTCTCGCTTTAGCCAGTGGTGCTAAAACAGTGAAAATGAAATTTGGCCATCACGGCGGTAACCATCCGGTTAAAGATATCAAACATGACCGCGTAATGATTACTGCGCAAAACCATGGTTTTGCAGTAGATGAAAAAACCTTGCCAGAAAATCTAACAATGACTCACTTCTCATTGTTCGATCAAAGCTTGCAAGGCATTCATCGCACAGATAAGCCAGCGTTTAGCTTCCAAGGTCACCCAGAAGCCAGCCCTGGTCCGCATGATGCAGCGCCATTGTTTGACCACTTCATTGAATTAATTGAGCAGCGCCTTAACGGCCAAGCGTAG
- a CDS encoding CmpA/NrtA family ABC transporter substrate-binding protein, translating to MQKSAPLSLQKIIKTTIAAAVVSASFIGFSHAEVGEPEKEDLKFGFIKLTDMAPLAVAYEKGYFEDEGLYVQLEAQANWKVLLDRVITGELDGAHMLAGQPLGATIGFGTKADIITAFSMDLNGNAITVSNDIWAQMKPHVPHKDGKPVHPIKADALKPVVDSYIDQGKPFNMGMVFPVSTHNYELRYWLAAGGIHPGYYAPHKGDTSGKIDADALLSVTPPPQMPSTMEAGTIYGYCVGEPWNQQAVFKGIGVPVVTDYEIWKNNPEKVFGVSKGWADEYPNTHIRVVKAMIRAAKWLDEENNKNRPEAVKILSKSQYVGADYDVIANSMTGTFEYEKGDKREVPDFNVFFRYNATYPYYSDAIWYLTQMRRWGQISDNKPDSWYMDIAKKVYRPDIYAIAAKELIADGVIDASEFPDFATESGFKPPQKHFIDNIVYDGSKPNAYLDKFSIGLKKDDKI from the coding sequence ATGCAGAAATCAGCACCATTAAGCTTACAAAAAATCATTAAGACGACCATCGCCGCTGCAGTGGTATCAGCCAGTTTTATTGGCTTTAGTCACGCAGAAGTGGGAGAGCCAGAGAAGGAAGATCTTAAGTTTGGTTTTATTAAACTTACCGACATGGCTCCACTTGCAGTGGCGTATGAAAAAGGCTACTTCGAAGACGAAGGATTGTATGTTCAGTTAGAAGCACAAGCTAACTGGAAAGTATTATTGGACCGCGTTATTACTGGTGAGCTAGATGGCGCTCACATGTTGGCTGGCCAACCTCTAGGGGCAACCATTGGCTTTGGTACTAAGGCCGACATTATCACGGCGTTTAGCATGGACTTAAACGGTAACGCTATTACCGTATCAAACGATATTTGGGCACAGATGAAACCGCACGTGCCACATAAAGATGGCAAACCTGTTCACCCAATTAAAGCCGATGCGCTTAAGCCGGTAGTTGATAGTTACATCGACCAAGGTAAGCCATTTAACATGGGCATGGTGTTCCCGGTGTCTACGCATAACTACGAGTTACGTTACTGGTTAGCTGCTGGCGGTATTCACCCTGGTTACTACGCGCCGCACAAAGGCGATACCTCAGGCAAAATTGATGCTGATGCGCTGTTGTCTGTAACGCCACCTCCGCAAATGCCATCAACCATGGAAGCAGGCACTATCTACGGTTACTGTGTGGGTGAACCTTGGAACCAACAAGCCGTATTTAAGGGCATTGGTGTTCCAGTTGTTACCGACTATGAGATTTGGAAAAACAACCCAGAGAAAGTATTTGGTGTAAGTAAAGGTTGGGCTGATGAATACCCAAATACTCACATTCGCGTAGTGAAAGCGATGATTCGTGCAGCCAAGTGGTTGGATGAAGAGAACAACAAAAACCGTCCAGAAGCCGTTAAGATTCTTTCTAAAAGCCAATATGTTGGTGCCGATTACGACGTAATTGCCAACAGTATGACGGGTACCTTTGAATACGAAAAAGGCGATAAGCGCGAAGTGCCAGACTTTAACGTATTCTTCCGTTACAACGCGACTTACCCTTACTACAGCGATGCAATTTGGTACCTAACGCAGATGCGTCGTTGGGGACAGATTTCTGACAACAAACCAGACTCTTGGTACATGGATATCGCTAAGAAAGTATATCGCCCAGACATTTACGCAATTGCCGCTAAAGAGTTAATTGCTGATGGTGTGATTGATGCTAGCGAGTTTCCTGATTTTGCTACCGAGAGTGGCTTTAAACCGCCACAAAAACACTTCATTGATAACATTGTTTACGATGGTTCAAAACCCAATGCGTATCTTGATAAGTTTTCGATTGGCCTGAAAAAAGACGACAAGATCTAA
- a CDS encoding ABC transporter permease encodes MKDKLIHSLETVGLSPMVPVVRLASGENPKQQCTEIFERIGLPILAIALFLLLWSVSAAKVQTSLGTLPGPAQVWEQYQGLVVEHKEERAKEEAFYERQEARNAKKLAKNPDAKVKIRPYTGKETFFDQILTSLYTVFTGFILASLIAIPIGVACGLNKKLYGAVSPIIQILKPVSPLAWLPIVTMVVSAVYVSSDPMFSKSFVTSAITVTLCSLWPTLINTATGVASIDKDWLNVGRVIQLHWSKQVTKIAIPASLPMIFTGLRISLGIGWMVLIAAEMLAQNPGLGKFVWDEFQNGSSNSLGRIMVAVVVIGLIGYVLDWLMVSLQKIISHSSPESAR; translated from the coding sequence ATGAAAGACAAGTTAATTCACTCTTTAGAAACTGTAGGATTAAGCCCTATGGTACCAGTGGTTCGCTTGGCCAGCGGTGAAAACCCAAAGCAGCAATGCACCGAAATATTTGAACGAATAGGGCTGCCGATTTTGGCCATTGCTTTGTTCTTATTGTTGTGGAGTGTATCGGCGGCAAAAGTACAAACTAGCCTAGGTACCTTGCCTGGCCCAGCTCAAGTTTGGGAGCAATATCAAGGCTTAGTGGTTGAGCATAAAGAGGAGCGCGCGAAAGAAGAGGCCTTCTATGAACGCCAAGAGGCTCGCAATGCAAAGAAACTGGCTAAAAATCCTGATGCAAAAGTAAAAATACGACCTTACACCGGTAAAGAAACCTTCTTTGACCAGATACTAACCAGTTTATATACGGTGTTTACCGGCTTTATACTTGCCAGTTTAATTGCTATCCCAATTGGGGTTGCCTGTGGCTTGAATAAAAAACTCTATGGCGCGGTTAGCCCGATTATCCAGATTCTCAAACCGGTTTCGCCGTTAGCATGGTTACCAATAGTTACCATGGTGGTGAGTGCGGTTTATGTAAGCAGTGACCCAATGTTTTCTAAGTCATTCGTGACTTCGGCCATTACAGTAACCTTATGTTCGCTATGGCCAACACTAATTAACACCGCGACTGGCGTTGCATCTATTGATAAAGACTGGTTAAACGTTGGACGAGTGATTCAGTTACATTGGTCTAAGCAAGTGACCAAAATCGCCATTCCAGCTTCTCTGCCAATGATATTCACCGGCTTACGTATTTCACTAGGTATCGGCTGGATGGTGCTTATTGCAGCAGAAATGCTCGCGCAAAACCCTGGTCTAGGTAAATTTGTGTGGGATGAATTCCAAAACGGTAGCTCTAACTCACTGGGCCGTATCATGGTGGCAGTAGTAGTGATTGGTTTAATTGGTTATGTACTTGACTGGTTAATGGTAAGCCTACAAAAAATCATTTCTCATTCAAGCCCAGAAAGTGCTCGATAG
- the pulA gene encoding pullulanase-type alpha-1,6-glucosidase codes for MDIKINKLAKLTMPILATALLAACGSDDDNGNGGGGGNVIDGLYTAGENEVVIYYKRDEAHERVDESAYEGWGLHLWNGEGCTSTDLEAMGIADGGTDWGSPHPATGISETYGAYYVLTVDPDASDPHECMNFILHNGDDKAFGSANSKVELTKLEDDKGIFGFHGSSELFYAPIAERPVAIDGAKAHWVDANTIAWEAAGNATQLELRYDPENGIAMDPETKEVTGGTAVALSTGSLTDEAKARFPHLSGLSAAEIEVDDATLKAILKSQIVVVAMDAEGVATAATQVQKPGVIDKVFVEGEGGALAEELGAIVSGDDVSFKVWAPTAQSVKLYLYNDGEEGLTSAGSFDMEEAANGVWSSEQTGAVGKYYRYEVTVYHPTTETVETRMVTDPYSLALSTNSLYSLVVDLDADELKPADWDSYARPEMAEDVDHVLYESHLRDFSVSDTQGTAANSGKYLALTEPERESVTHLQELKDAGLTTLHILPAFDIATVDEEGAIDIDAPLSDLCDKIQKTDDYCADASGTIEAKLESFDPTTGDAQSLMNDLRGLDSFNWGYDPFHYTVPEGSYATDAEGTTRILEFREMVKATHDMGLKIVMDVVYNHTNASGVNDKSVLDKIVPGYYHRRDANTGGVETSTCCDNTATENLMMGKLMTDSLVTWAKEYKVDGFRFDLMGHQPKDLMVESLAAVREIDEDTLFYGEGWDFGEVANNARFEQATQWNMAGTEIGTFSDRLRDAVRGGSPFDSGNGIRETQGFGNADTLNELNTDAEAYRVDALHNQDLIRVGMAGNLQKFILLDSKGNTKRGQDVNYNGAPAGYTLNPSENISYVSKHDNQTLWDNNAYKATTGTSAADRSRMQVVSLSTVMLGQGIPFIHMGSELLRSKSMQRDSYDSGDWFNRVRFDGSDNNWNVGLPREDKDGGNWDLIKTIIADETAEPTQADIKLAKEQFLELLTIRSSSDLFRLTTAEEVQARVDFRNVGEDQVQGLIVMSIDNGTGAGEDLDENNDAIVVVLNATDEEQEFPIAGTAGFELHEVQQNSADSVVMGASFADATFTVPARTTAVFVQPRDGDRGTGLPVDTSNKDLSAIPPFGDNVVYLRGYTGHWDLDNALSFDANGNYKISVNYDGGETPFAEHGLVFTNGDTWDNKYSVCSGDDELTVDQALTICTGDANGNIAANFTEAGIYHINFNASDVNNPIVTVTYEEPAAACTDLPVQEGGTISEPHYVRGDLTGWEADSAYQMLYKGMDGDKEVYQAVVAHSGSAQFKIASGDGSWTSQYFVADGEGIPAALQAELNYALTKGDGGQSNNTVTLEDGTWSFKMMIDTSVESGVAGDFIIQECSGE; via the coding sequence ATGGATATAAAAATTAATAAGCTAGCCAAGCTTACCATGCCCATTCTAGCGACAGCTTTGCTGGCTGCTTGTGGTAGCGACGACGACAATGGTAACGGTGGCGGCGGTGGTAACGTCATTGATGGACTGTACACTGCAGGCGAAAATGAAGTTGTAATTTATTATAAGCGAGATGAAGCTCATGAGCGTGTAGATGAGTCTGCCTATGAAGGCTGGGGCTTACACCTCTGGAATGGCGAAGGTTGTACTAGTACCGACCTAGAAGCTATGGGTATTGCCGATGGCGGTACTGATTGGGGATCACCTCATCCTGCAACTGGTATTAGTGAAACTTACGGCGCTTATTACGTATTAACCGTTGACCCTGATGCTTCTGACCCACATGAATGTATGAACTTCATTTTGCACAATGGTGACGATAAAGCCTTTGGTAGTGCAAACTCAAAAGTTGAATTAACTAAACTTGAAGATGATAAAGGTATTTTTGGTTTCCACGGTAGCAGCGAGCTATTTTACGCACCAATTGCTGAGCGCCCAGTCGCCATTGATGGCGCAAAAGCGCATTGGGTTGATGCCAACACCATTGCTTGGGAAGCTGCGGGCAATGCTACTCAGCTAGAACTTCGTTACGATCCTGAAAATGGCATTGCCATGGACCCAGAGACTAAAGAAGTTACCGGTGGTACTGCGGTTGCACTTTCTACTGGCAGCTTAACTGATGAAGCTAAAGCGCGTTTCCCACACTTATCTGGTTTGAGTGCAGCAGAAATTGAAGTTGATGATGCAACTTTAAAAGCAATTCTTAAAAGCCAAATTGTTGTAGTTGCCATGGACGCTGAAGGCGTTGCAACTGCAGCCACTCAAGTTCAAAAACCTGGTGTAATTGATAAAGTATTCGTAGAAGGTGAAGGTGGTGCACTAGCAGAAGAGCTAGGTGCTATTGTTAGCGGTGATGACGTAAGCTTTAAAGTTTGGGCTCCTACAGCGCAAAGCGTTAAATTGTACTTGTACAATGATGGCGAAGAAGGTTTAACTTCTGCCGGCTCATTTGATATGGAAGAAGCGGCAAACGGCGTTTGGTCTTCTGAGCAAACTGGTGCAGTGGGTAAATACTACCGCTACGAAGTGACTGTTTACCACCCAACCACAGAAACTGTTGAAACCCGTATGGTTACTGACCCATACTCTCTAGCGCTTTCAACTAACTCTCTTTACTCTTTAGTTGTTGACTTAGATGCCGATGAGCTTAAGCCTGCTGATTGGGATAGTTACGCACGCCCTGAAATGGCTGAAGATGTAGACCACGTTTTATACGAATCACATCTACGTGATTTCAGTGTTAGTGATACTCAAGGTACTGCAGCAAACAGTGGTAAATACCTTGCGTTAACAGAGCCAGAGCGTGAGTCGGTTACTCATCTGCAAGAGTTAAAAGATGCTGGTTTAACCACATTACACATTCTTCCTGCTTTTGATATAGCAACAGTAGATGAAGAAGGTGCTATTGATATTGACGCACCGCTATCTGACCTATGTGACAAAATTCAGAAAACTGATGATTACTGTGCAGATGCTTCAGGTACTATTGAAGCTAAATTAGAAAGCTTCGACCCGACTACAGGTGATGCTCAATCACTTATGAATGATCTGCGCGGTTTAGATAGCTTTAACTGGGGTTACGACCCATTCCATTACACTGTGCCAGAAGGCAGCTATGCCACTGACGCTGAAGGTACTACGCGTATCTTAGAATTCCGTGAAATGGTTAAAGCTACACATGACATGGGTCTTAAGATTGTTATGGATGTTGTATACAACCATACCAATGCTTCAGGTGTGAATGATAAGTCGGTTCTAGACAAGATTGTCCCTGGATATTACCACCGTCGTGATGCAAATACCGGTGGCGTAGAAACCTCAACTTGTTGTGATAATACCGCAACAGAAAACCTTATGATGGGTAAACTAATGACTGATTCATTGGTTACTTGGGCGAAGGAATACAAAGTTGATGGTTTCCGTTTTGACTTAATGGGTCACCAACCAAAAGATCTAATGGTAGAGTCATTGGCCGCTGTTCGTGAAATTGATGAAGATACCTTGTTCTACGGTGAAGGTTGGGACTTTGGTGAAGTAGCCAACAACGCGCGTTTTGAGCAAGCCACTCAGTGGAACATGGCTGGTACAGAAATTGGTACCTTCTCAGACCGTTTACGTGATGCTGTTCGCGGTGGTAGCCCATTTGATAGTGGTAATGGTATTCGCGAAACCCAAGGTTTTGGTAACGCAGATACCCTAAATGAGCTAAATACTGATGCAGAAGCTTACCGAGTAGATGCTCTTCATAACCAAGACTTAATTCGTGTTGGTATGGCTGGTAACTTGCAAAAATTCATTTTGCTTGATTCAAAAGGTAATACCAAACGTGGTCAGGACGTTAACTACAATGGTGCTCCAGCTGGTTACACCTTAAACCCATCAGAGAATATCTCTTATGTGTCTAAGCACGATAACCAAACTTTATGGGACAACAATGCCTATAAAGCTACAACTGGTACAAGTGCTGCAGACCGTTCACGCATGCAAGTAGTGAGTTTGTCTACCGTTATGCTAGGTCAAGGTATTCCATTCATTCACATGGGTTCAGAACTGCTTCGTTCTAAATCTATGCAACGTGATAGCTACGACTCTGGCGATTGGTTCAACCGTGTAAGATTTGACGGCTCAGACAATAACTGGAACGTTGGTCTACCACGTGAAGATAAAGATGGCGGTAACTGGGATTTAATCAAGACCATTATTGCTGACGAAACGGCTGAACCTACCCAAGCTGATATTAAACTTGCTAAAGAGCAGTTCTTAGAGTTGTTAACCATCCGCTCTAGCAGTGACTTGTTCCGCTTAACTACCGCTGAAGAAGTACAAGCACGTGTTGACTTCCGCAACGTTGGTGAAGATCAAGTACAGGGCTTAATTGTAATGTCTATCGACAACGGCACGGGTGCCGGAGAAGATTTAGACGAAAACAATGACGCTATTGTGGTTGTACTAAATGCCACTGATGAAGAGCAAGAGTTCCCGATTGCTGGAACAGCTGGCTTTGAGTTGCATGAAGTACAACAAAACTCCGCTGACTCTGTTGTAATGGGCGCAAGCTTTGCTGATGCAACCTTTACTGTTCCTGCTCGTACTACAGCAGTATTTGTGCAGCCAAGAGATGGTGATCGAGGCACGGGTCTTCCAGTTGATACTTCTAACAAAGACTTAAGTGCAATCCCACCATTTGGTGACAATGTTGTTTACTTGCGCGGCTATACCGGCCATTGGGATCTTGACAATGCGCTTAGCTTTGATGCTAACGGTAACTACAAAATCAGTGTGAACTACGACGGCGGAGAGACTCCATTTGCTGAACATGGTTTGGTATTCACCAATGGCGACACTTGGGACAACAAGTACTCTGTTTGTAGCGGTGATGACGAACTTACCGTTGATCAAGCACTAACTATTTGTACTGGCGATGCTAACGGCAATATTGCTGCTAACTTCACTGAGGCTGGTATTTACCATATTAACTTCAATGCGAGTGATGTTAACAACCCTATCGTAACCGTGACTTATGAAGAGCCTGCTGCAGCTTGTACTGATTTACCTGTACAGGAAGGTGGTACAATTTCTGAGCCGCACTATGTACGTGGTGACTTAACTGGCTGGGAAGCTGACTCTGCTTACCAAATGCTATACAAAGGCATGGACGGTGACAAAGAAGTGTACCAAGCTGTTGTTGCTCACAGCGGTTCAGCTCAGTTCAAGATTGCTTCTGGTGACGGAAGTTGGACTAGCCAATACTTTGTAGCCGATGGCGAAGGTATTCCAGCTGCATTGCAAGCGGAGCTTAACTACGCTCTTACTAAAGGTGATGGTGGTCAAAGCAACAACACTGTGACATTAGAAGATGGAACTTGGTCATTTAAGATGATGATTGATACTTCTGTTGAGTCTGGTGTTGCTGGTGACTTCATTATTCAGGAATGTAGTGGTGAATAA
- a CDS encoding ABC transporter ATP-binding protein, which yields MSQYLEIDHVSIDFPTKNGPFRALNGVDLKIAKGEFVSLIGHSGCGKSTVLNIVAGLYNATEGGVVLEGKEVYQPGPDRAVVFQNHSLLPWLTAYQNVELAVKEVFKGQKSKAEMKDWIEHNLELVHMSHALHKRPDEISGGMKQRVGIARALAMQPKVLLMDEPFGALDALTRAHLQDSLMEIQQELNNTVIMITHDVDEAVLLSDKIVMMTNGPAATIGEVLDVKLERPRDRVALADDQEYNHYRSQVLKFLYERQRNPAQATEKAKPKLVKSGEAA from the coding sequence ATGTCTCAGTATTTAGAAATCGATCACGTTAGCATTGATTTTCCAACTAAAAATGGTCCTTTCCGAGCGTTAAATGGGGTGGACTTAAAAATTGCAAAGGGTGAGTTTGTATCCTTAATTGGCCACTCAGGTTGTGGTAAATCTACGGTGTTAAACATTGTTGCGGGTCTATATAACGCAACAGAAGGTGGTGTGGTATTAGAAGGTAAAGAGGTTTACCAACCGGGTCCGGACCGCGCTGTAGTGTTTCAGAACCACTCGTTGCTGCCTTGGCTTACTGCTTACCAAAATGTTGAGTTAGCAGTAAAAGAAGTGTTTAAGGGGCAAAAATCTAAGGCTGAAATGAAAGACTGGATTGAGCACAACCTAGAGCTTGTTCATATGAGCCACGCCTTGCATAAACGCCCTGATGAGATTTCGGGTGGTATGAAGCAGCGTGTTGGTATTGCTCGCGCATTAGCCATGCAACCAAAAGTACTGTTAATGGATGAACCGTTTGGCGCGCTAGATGCACTAACTCGTGCTCATTTGCAGGATTCTTTAATGGAAATCCAACAAGAGTTAAACAACACGGTAATCATGATTACTCACGATGTAGATGAAGCGGTATTGTTGTCTGATAAAATTGTGATGATGACTAACGGGCCAGCGGCAACCATTGGCGAAGTGCTTGATGTTAAACTTGAGCGACCTCGTGATCGAGTTGCTCTCGCTGATGACCAAGAGTACAACCATTATCGCTCGCAAGTGCTTAAGTTTCTTTATGAGCGTCAACGTAACCCGGCACAAGCTACAGAGAAAGCTAAACCGAAATTGGTTAAATCAGGTGAAGCCGCGTAA
- the dapB gene encoding 4-hydroxy-tetrahydrodipicolinate reductase, with translation MSQVRVAIVGCNGRMGKNLLEAVNQSSATTLGAATERPGSSLIGVDAGELAGLGKLDIAIVDNIEQAKDDIDVIIDFTAPVVTLAHVEWARANNKKMVIGTTGFSDEQKQQLKDAAEDIAIMFAPNMSVGVNLVFKLLEVAAKVMGDYTDIEIIEGHHRHKVDAPSGTALGMGEAIADTLGRDLKKVAVYGREGITGERDRDTIGFATIRAGDLVGEHTAMFADIGERVEITHKASSRMTFANGAVRAASWLQDKPNGLFNMRDVLDLND, from the coding sequence ATGTCGCAAGTTAGAGTGGCAATTGTTGGTTGTAACGGAAGAATGGGTAAGAATTTACTCGAAGCAGTAAATCAAAGTTCGGCCACAACCTTAGGTGCGGCAACAGAACGCCCTGGTTCAAGCTTAATCGGTGTTGATGCTGGTGAGCTAGCTGGTTTAGGCAAATTAGATATCGCCATTGTGGATAACATTGAGCAAGCAAAGGATGATATCGATGTAATCATCGATTTTACTGCACCTGTTGTTACTTTGGCTCATGTTGAGTGGGCACGCGCCAACAACAAGAAGATGGTTATTGGCACAACCGGATTTAGTGATGAACAAAAGCAGCAGTTAAAAGATGCAGCCGAAGATATAGCTATTATGTTTGCGCCTAACATGAGTGTTGGCGTTAACCTAGTATTTAAGCTTTTGGAAGTCGCCGCTAAAGTGATGGGCGATTACACTGATATCGAGATTATTGAAGGCCACCATCGCCATAAAGTAGATGCTCCTTCAGGAACGGCCCTGGGTATGGGAGAGGCGATTGCCGATACACTGGGGCGTGATCTTAAAAAAGTAGCTGTATATGGCCGCGAAGGCATTACTGGCGAGCGTGATCGAGACACTATTGGCTTTGCTACTATTCGCGCCGGTGACTTAGTAGGTGAGCATACCGCTATGTTTGCTGATATTGGTGAACGCGTAGAGATCACGCATAAAGCCTCGAGCAGAATGACCTTTGCTAATGGCGCAGTACGTGCCGCATCTTGGTTACAAGATAAGCCTAATGGTTTATTCAACATGCGAGATGTACTCGATTTGAATGATTAA